The Desulfovibrio aminophilus nucleotide sequence TTCTTCCCCATCCGCCTCATGCCGACAGGAATTGCACCCAGAGTTCGCGCCGCCTGGGTCCGTCGAATTCGCAGAAGAAGACCTTCTGCCACGTGCCGAGCAGGAGTTCGCCGTCCTGGACCAGGACGAGCAGCGAGGGCCCCAGGAGGCTCGTCTTCACGTG carries:
- a CDS encoding YjbQ family protein codes for the protein HVKTSLLGPSLLVLVQDGELLLGTWQKVFFCEFDGPRRRELWVQFLSA